One genomic window of Haloferax mediterranei ATCC 33500 includes the following:
- a CDS encoding fluoride efflux transporter FluC, protein MSLSLLSAILVGVGGMAGALSRHVVDQQIIGKWSTVTVNVLGSIALGFIVAAPVGDAAATLAGTGFCGAFTTFSSFAVGVAELLDVGDYRTAARYAFGTLLAALVGVAIGAAVGGILG, encoded by the coding sequence GTGAGTCTCTCGCTTCTCTCTGCGATTCTCGTCGGCGTCGGCGGGATGGCTGGCGCGCTCTCGCGGCACGTCGTCGACCAGCAAATCATCGGGAAATGGAGTACCGTCACGGTAAACGTCCTCGGGAGCATCGCACTCGGATTCATCGTCGCGGCCCCCGTCGGCGATGCGGCGGCGACGCTCGCCGGAACGGGGTTCTGTGGGGCCTTTACGACCTTCTCATCGTTTGCGGTCGGTGTCGCAGAACTCCTCGATGTCGGCGATTATCGGACTGCCGCTCGGTACGCGTTCGGGACGCTGTTGGCGGCGTTGGTCGGAGTCGCGATTGGGGCTGCTGTCGGCGGGATTCTCGGGTAG
- a CDS encoding tRNA(Ile)(2)-agmatinylcytidine synthase, with protein sequence MTVIGLDDTDSRTLGMCTTYLATLVAEAIADHGGTVERQLLIRLNPAVEHKTRGNAALAIHTDLPAGTAFDLACAELDRWAVVDDERTSPGLVVAPGAPDTISSAVADFARDAIRDFHDLDDAVELAADSGFLSEGWHGGRGQIGALAAVGAWAAFDEWTYEHISYREFHRCGTPRDVDYDSVFEAADAGYPDAWDTVDHEEGEAVCVPNAPGPILYGIRGDDPDVVREVAGAIDSEPVDRSATFLTNQGTDAHLRDGTLSDLQDGRAYCVSGTVASEPETRTGGHVFFDLSDGDATVTMAAFEPTKRFRNRVRALRVGDDLTVCGEVADETLKLEKFAVRDLVQTEPTTPTCPDCERTMKSAGRNQGYRCRDCGTDAPGKVERPVERDLEIGWYEVPPCARRHIAKPLVRGGFDSATHPER encoded by the coding sequence ATGACCGTCATCGGCCTCGACGACACCGACTCCCGGACGCTCGGGATGTGTACAACCTATCTCGCGACACTCGTCGCCGAGGCGATTGCGGACCACGGCGGCACCGTCGAGCGCCAACTGCTCATTCGGTTGAATCCGGCAGTCGAGCACAAGACACGCGGGAACGCGGCGTTAGCGATTCACACCGACCTGCCTGCCGGGACCGCGTTCGACCTCGCGTGCGCCGAACTCGACCGTTGGGCCGTCGTCGACGACGAGCGAACCAGTCCGGGACTCGTCGTCGCGCCGGGTGCACCTGACACCATCTCGTCTGCTGTCGCCGATTTCGCCCGAGATGCTATCCGCGACTTCCACGACCTCGACGACGCCGTCGAACTCGCCGCCGACTCGGGATTCTTGTCCGAGGGATGGCACGGCGGCCGGGGACAAATCGGCGCGCTCGCCGCCGTGGGTGCGTGGGCCGCCTTCGACGAGTGGACCTACGAACACATCTCCTATCGCGAGTTCCACCGGTGCGGGACGCCGCGCGACGTGGACTACGATTCCGTCTTCGAGGCCGCGGATGCCGGCTACCCCGACGCGTGGGACACCGTCGACCACGAGGAAGGCGAGGCCGTCTGCGTTCCCAATGCGCCCGGGCCGATTCTCTACGGCATTCGCGGCGACGACCCTGACGTCGTCCGTGAAGTTGCCGGGGCTATCGACTCCGAACCGGTCGACCGCTCCGCGACGTTCCTCACGAATCAGGGGACCGACGCGCACCTCCGAGACGGGACACTCTCCGACCTTCAGGACGGCCGCGCGTACTGCGTTTCCGGCACTGTCGCCTCGGAACCCGAGACGCGAACCGGTGGACACGTCTTTTTCGACCTCTCGGACGGTGATGCAACGGTCACGATGGCCGCCTTCGAACCGACGAAGCGATTCCGAAACCGGGTTCGGGCGCTCCGCGTCGGCGACGACCTTACCGTGTGCGGCGAGGTGGCTGACGAAACGCTCAAACTGGAGAAGTTCGCGGTTCGAGACCTCGTACAGACGGAACCGACGACACCTACCTGTCCCGACTGCGAGCGGACGATGAAGAGCGCCGGTCGAAATCAGGGTTACCGGTGTCGTGACTGCGGGACTGACGCCCCCGGAAAAGTCGAGCGCCCGGTTGAGCGGGACCTCGAAATCGGCTGGTACGAGGTGCCGCCGTGTGCGCGCCGTCACATCGCAAAACCGCTCGTTCGCGGCGGCTTCGACTCGGCGACGCACCCCGAGCGATAA
- a CDS encoding transcriptional regulator, with amino-acid sequence MSRSALVGNVAAMLQDAGFVVSDRIAIRPKSFDLAARRGEDLLLLKILGNIDAFDGLTGSEMRRLGSYLDATPLVIGLRTRDEDLKPGVVYFRHGVPVFNPDTAMDMFVEGVPPLIYAAPGGLYVSLDGDILAEERKERGWSLGQLATELGVSRRTVSKYENGMNASIEVAIHLEELFDRPFSNPVDVLEGAEDVRDAEPTPEDPDVDPDDEHVLSVLTEAGFTVHPTSRAPFKAVSEDAGRRKKANVLTGHSSFTRSAEKRAQIMSSLGKITQTRSVYFVEERQKRESVDGTGIVSCEELAAIDDPDKIRDLIRERTRDPAEI; translated from the coding sequence ATGTCCCGGTCAGCGCTGGTTGGTAATGTCGCCGCGATGCTCCAAGACGCGGGCTTCGTCGTGAGCGACCGCATCGCCATCCGGCCGAAGAGCTTCGACCTCGCCGCACGCAGAGGTGAGGACCTGTTGCTCCTCAAGATACTGGGGAACATCGACGCATTCGACGGACTCACCGGTTCGGAGATGCGACGGTTAGGGTCGTATCTCGACGCAACGCCGCTCGTTATCGGACTTCGAACCCGAGATGAAGACCTCAAACCCGGCGTCGTCTACTTCCGTCACGGTGTGCCTGTGTTCAACCCGGATACCGCGATGGACATGTTCGTCGAAGGTGTTCCACCACTCATCTACGCCGCCCCCGGCGGCCTGTACGTGAGCCTCGACGGCGACATCCTCGCCGAAGAACGGAAGGAACGCGGCTGGAGTCTCGGCCAACTTGCAACCGAACTCGGCGTCTCGCGGCGCACCGTCTCGAAGTACGAAAACGGCATGAACGCGAGTATCGAGGTCGCAATTCACCTCGAAGAGCTGTTCGACCGGCCCTTCTCGAACCCGGTCGACGTACTCGAAGGTGCAGAGGACGTTCGGGACGCCGAGCCGACCCCCGAGGACCCGGACGTCGACCCCGACGACGAACACGTTCTGTCGGTGCTCACGGAAGCGGGCTTCACCGTCCACCCGACGTCTCGCGCGCCGTTCAAGGCCGTAAGCGAAGACGCCGGACGTCGAAAGAAGGCGAACGTCCTTACGGGCCACTCGTCGTTCACCCGGAGCGCCGAAAAGCGCGCCCAAATCATGTCCTCGCTCGGCAAGATTACGCAGACTCGCTCCGTGTACTTCGTCGAGGAGAGACAGAAACGCGAGTCGGTCGACGGGACCGGCATCGTCAGTTGCGAGGAACTCGCCGCCATCGACGACCCGGACAAGATTCGCGACCTGATTCGCGAGCGGACGCGCGACCCCGCCGAAATCTAA
- a CDS encoding aryl-sulfate sulfotransferase: protein MNIPNERLAVRGVVLLLIIGLLTPSAVSALTYDPSEQTSLEPGTITSPANGSTVVSVQGYTFRGNTNPKKPARVVSIDGRGDLQWQYRDSVGGNAWFFDADPLPNGNLLISSPRSGETLIFELDPDTRERVWEKRFDMEDTHDVDAFGDDKLLIANMREWNASAGSSEDRIVVYNRSTGEITWEWYFKNHYPENTDGGHNADWSHVNDVDYIGDGRLLLSPRNFDQAVIIDMESKEIVDRLGRDNAHDILNEQHNPDWLTSENGTPTMLVADSGNNRVVEYAKEDGEWVRTWSVGSNTLNWPRDADRLPNGNTLVVDTLNHRVMEITPTGEVVWEYYATWGPYDAERVAYEDESTGPTIRDMNASGSYPITGSANITAGGNESIGFVKQVQSTFAETPLEGPMNGLSTRLAHFLPWLRPVWMSPWDLFWAICAVGVGLVATGGELFMARHRILDTLQRVLPE from the coding sequence ATGAATATTCCCAACGAGCGACTCGCCGTACGTGGGGTCGTTCTTCTCCTCATTATCGGCCTCCTTACGCCTTCTGCGGTCTCTGCGCTAACGTACGACCCGTCAGAGCAGACGAGTCTCGAACCGGGGACTATCACCAGTCCCGCCAATGGGTCTACCGTGGTGAGTGTGCAGGGATACACCTTCCGCGGAAACACGAACCCGAAGAAACCCGCCCGTGTTGTCTCTATCGACGGACGCGGTGACCTCCAGTGGCAATACCGCGACTCGGTCGGCGGTAATGCGTGGTTCTTCGATGCCGACCCACTTCCGAACGGAAACCTCCTCATTTCGTCGCCTCGGAGCGGTGAAACCCTCATCTTCGAACTGGACCCCGACACCCGCGAGCGCGTCTGGGAGAAACGATTCGACATGGAGGACACCCACGACGTGGACGCCTTCGGCGACGACAAACTCCTCATCGCCAACATGCGCGAGTGGAACGCTTCTGCCGGCAGTAGCGAGGACCGAATCGTGGTCTACAACCGCTCGACCGGCGAGATAACGTGGGAGTGGTACTTCAAGAACCACTACCCCGAAAACACCGACGGCGGACACAACGCCGACTGGAGTCACGTCAACGACGTCGACTACATCGGCGACGGTCGACTCTTGCTTTCGCCACGAAACTTCGACCAGGCGGTCATCATCGACATGGAGTCGAAAGAAATCGTCGACCGGCTCGGCCGTGACAACGCCCACGACATCCTGAACGAACAGCACAACCCCGATTGGCTGACGAGCGAGAACGGGACGCCCACGATGCTCGTCGCCGACAGTGGAAACAACCGCGTCGTCGAGTACGCAAAGGAAGACGGCGAGTGGGTCCGGACGTGGTCAGTCGGGTCGAACACCCTCAACTGGCCACGCGATGCCGACCGACTCCCCAACGGGAATACCCTCGTCGTCGACACGCTCAACCATCGCGTAATGGAGATTACGCCGACCGGCGAGGTCGTCTGGGAGTATTACGCCACGTGGGGTCCGTACGACGCCGAACGCGTCGCCTACGAAGACGAGTCGACGGGTCCGACGATTCGTGACATGAACGCGAGCGGTAGCTATCCCATCACCGGCAGTGCCAACATCACTGCGGGCGGAAACGAGAGTATTGGCTTCGTCAAACAGGTGCAGTCGACCTTCGCGGAAACGCCACTCGAAGGGCCGATGAACGGACTTTCGACTCGACTGGCACACTTCTTGCCGTGGCTCCGTCCGGTCTGGATGTCGCCGTGGGACCTCTTTTGGGCCATCTGCGCCGTCGGCGTCGGTCTCGTGGCTACTGGCGGTGAACTCTTCATGGCGCGGCACCGAATTCTCGACACGCTCCAGCGCGTCCTCCCTGAGTGA
- a CDS encoding DUF7382 domain-containing protein: MFDTFRSDTRAIEGLPVRLVVALVVGVASMSVMLNMLSGVQGLATSELDVKPSPDVVGPGAQDLDFTVVDHKGNPVEGATVIVKSGTADVETVEAEKTGGDGAVSINVDVDLGANREDGTLVVDVKPPAGSSFVDRRENTNILVVRGK; the protein is encoded by the coding sequence ATGTTCGATACGTTTCGGTCAGACACGCGCGCCATCGAAGGTCTCCCAGTCAGACTCGTCGTCGCCCTCGTCGTCGGCGTCGCCAGTATGAGCGTCATGCTCAACATGCTCTCCGGCGTGCAGGGACTCGCCACCTCAGAACTCGACGTGAAACCATCACCGGACGTAGTCGGCCCCGGTGCGCAGGACCTCGACTTCACCGTCGTTGACCACAAAGGGAACCCCGTCGAGGGCGCGACGGTTATCGTGAAATCGGGGACAGCAGACGTCGAAACGGTCGAAGCGGAGAAGACGGGCGGCGACGGGGCGGTGAGTATAAACGTCGATGTTGACCTCGGCGCGAACCGCGAGGACGGGACGCTCGTCGTGGACGTGAAGCCACCCGCGGGGAGTTCGTTCGTCGACCGTCGCGAAAATACGAATATTCTGGTCGTTCGGGGCAAGTGA
- a CDS encoding CrcB family protein, whose product MDRSELTLVAFGGFVGAILRYLVSVAVPGAGGTLTANVLGSFILGTFITSVSSRRVQLLFGTGMLSSFTTYSTFAVQTASLSMTGGLVNIGANYALGFVAAAAGIAVGRRR is encoded by the coding sequence ATGGACCGTTCGGAACTGACGTTGGTCGCCTTCGGGGGCTTCGTCGGCGCGATACTGCGCTACCTCGTCTCCGTCGCTGTTCCCGGCGCAGGGGGAACGCTCACGGCGAACGTCCTCGGGAGCTTCATTTTGGGGACGTTCATCACCAGCGTCTCCTCGCGACGCGTGCAGTTGCTCTTCGGAACGGGGATGCTCTCGTCGTTTACGACCTACAGTACGTTCGCCGTTCAGACGGCGTCACTATCGATGACTGGTGGTTTGGTCAATATCGGTGCGAACTACGCACTCGGCTTTGTTGCTGCGGCGGCCGGTATCGCGGTCGGGAGGCGGCGGTGA
- a CDS encoding DNA-directed RNA polymerase subunit H → MVDVSQHKLVPEHTLLDDEAVEDVLQEYNVEKTNLPKIKRKDPALPEDAEPGDVIKIVRNSRTTDKAVVYRLVIE, encoded by the coding sequence ATGGTAGACGTAAGCCAACACAAACTGGTTCCGGAACACACGCTTCTCGACGACGAGGCCGTCGAGGACGTGTTACAGGAGTACAACGTCGAGAAGACGAATCTCCCGAAGATCAAGAGGAAAGACCCGGCGCTCCCCGAGGACGCAGAGCCCGGCGATGTCATCAAGATCGTTCGGAATTCGCGAACGACAGACAAAGCAGTCGTATATCGACTGGTGATTGAATGA
- a CDS encoding ATP-binding protein — translation MHTIGRTPDESGPVCHLGNYRARDGSSGAPVSLDVNRPHAAVVVGKRGSGKSHTLGVVAEGLAQAEGVAPVVVDPMGVFGGLEASSVDGTVHDSPTVRADAFPPSAWPELLGLDPTDPVGSLVWRLAADEDSLADMRAAVEDADAASETRRAATNHLALADSWGVFAEDGLVPESLCGPTPDVLDLSSMDETPASAVVRVVARGLYDVRVTDAADRLPWLLVDEAHAFVGGSDSRESSSSARQTSSVSVAEPALRTILTRGRAPGVGIVLATQRPSALPEVAVSQADLRIVHRLTAGPDVSAMAAADPTYFDESLTARLPRDRGCALVVDDTTESIHDVRVRPRKTPDGGATPVAVPPRDTSETME, via the coding sequence ATGCACACCATCGGCCGCACGCCCGACGAGTCCGGTCCAGTCTGTCACCTCGGAAACTACCGCGCCCGCGACGGAAGTTCGGGTGCACCCGTCAGTCTCGACGTGAACCGTCCCCACGCGGCCGTCGTCGTCGGAAAACGCGGGAGCGGGAAATCCCACACGCTCGGCGTCGTCGCCGAGGGCTTAGCCCAAGCCGAGGGCGTTGCACCGGTCGTCGTGGACCCGATGGGTGTCTTCGGCGGACTCGAAGCATCGTCGGTCGACGGAACAGTCCACGACTCGCCGACGGTCCGCGCCGACGCCTTCCCGCCGAGCGCGTGGCCCGAACTGCTTGGTCTCGACCCAACTGACCCGGTCGGGTCGCTCGTGTGGCGACTCGCGGCCGACGAAGACTCGCTCGCGGACATGCGCGCGGCCGTTGAAGACGCCGACGCCGCCTCGGAAACCCGCCGAGCGGCGACGAACCACCTCGCACTCGCCGACTCGTGGGGCGTGTTCGCCGAAGACGGACTCGTCCCCGAATCGCTCTGTGGCCCTACTCCGGACGTACTCGACCTGTCCAGCATGGACGAAACGCCAGCGAGTGCTGTCGTCCGCGTCGTCGCTCGCGGATTGTACGACGTTCGAGTCACGGACGCGGCTGACCGGCTTCCGTGGTTGCTCGTCGACGAGGCCCACGCGTTCGTCGGTGGCAGCGACAGCCGAGAGTCGTCCTCGTCGGCCCGACAGACTTCGTCCGTCAGCGTCGCCGAACCGGCGCTTCGAACGATTCTCACGCGCGGGCGCGCACCCGGTGTCGGAATCGTGTTGGCGACGCAGCGACCATCGGCACTCCCCGAGGTGGCTGTTTCGCAGGCCGACCTCCGAATCGTTCATCGACTCACCGCCGGTCCCGACGTGTCGGCGATGGCCGCCGCCGACCCGACGTACTTCGACGAATCGCTCACTGCTCGGCTTCCTCGCGACAGGGGATGTGCACTCGTTGTCGACGACACCACGGAGTCGATTCACGACGTTCGAGTCCGCCCCCGAAAGACGCCCGACGGAGGAGCGACACCGGTGGCGGTACCGCCACGCGATACTTCCGAAACCATGGAGTAG
- a CDS encoding glutathione S-transferase N-terminal domain-containing protein, producing MSDLILYELEGCPFCVKVKNKLAELDLEYESRMVPRAHPERTEVEEISGQTGVPVLVDEAHGVEGMPESSDIVEYLEETYGSAA from the coding sequence ATGTCTGATCTCATCCTCTACGAACTAGAGGGCTGTCCGTTCTGTGTTAAAGTGAAGAACAAGCTCGCCGAACTGGATTTGGAGTACGAATCGCGGATGGTTCCCCGTGCACACCCCGAACGAACCGAAGTCGAAGAGATTAGCGGCCAGACTGGCGTTCCCGTCCTCGTCGACGAGGCACACGGCGTCGAAGGGATGCCCGAGAGCAGCGACATCGTCGAATACCTCGAAGAAACCTACGGCTCGGCGGCGTAA
- a CDS encoding NCS2 family permease, whose amino-acid sequence MGLSETLANYFDVHKHGSTVKAEILAGITTFLTMSYIVVVNPDIMTGIPGAKPGIIIDGYTPGQVESMLVVVTILAAAIATLTMAFYANRPFAQAPGLGLNAFFAFTVVGALGISWQTALAAVFVEGLLFIVLTAVGAREAIIKIFPHPVKMAVGTGIGLFLAIIGLQAMGIVVDDTATLVTLGSLASNPVAIVSVVGLFMTFVLYAADVPGSILLGIALTTVLGWAVTQLGLVGLDAGLVVAAGTTAVTLPVIGTFDLVVPGSGSVVTYNITPLAGSFISGFGNVEAFSFALIVFTFFFVDFFDTAGTLVGVGQVAGFLDDNGDLPDIDKPLMADAVGTTAGAALGTSTVTTYIESASGVEEGGRTGLTALVTAGLFLASLALVPLATAIPLYASHIALVVIGVVMLRNVVDIAWDDITHTIPAGMTILIMPFTYSIAYGIASGIISYPLVKLAAGEYDDISAGQWALAVAFFIYFVVRTSGMLQAQV is encoded by the coding sequence ATGGGGCTATCTGAAACCCTCGCAAACTACTTCGACGTGCATAAACACGGGTCTACGGTCAAGGCCGAAATTCTCGCGGGTATCACGACATTCTTGACCATGTCTTACATTGTCGTGGTCAACCCGGACATCATGACGGGTATCCCGGGCGCGAAGCCGGGTATCATCATCGACGGCTACACTCCGGGACAAGTCGAGTCGATGCTCGTCGTCGTGACCATCCTCGCGGCCGCGATTGCGACACTCACGATGGCGTTCTACGCGAACCGTCCGTTCGCGCAAGCACCCGGTCTCGGTCTGAACGCCTTTTTCGCGTTCACGGTCGTCGGAGCGCTCGGTATCTCGTGGCAGACGGCCCTCGCCGCCGTGTTCGTGGAAGGGCTGCTCTTTATCGTGCTCACCGCCGTCGGGGCGCGTGAGGCCATCATCAAGATATTCCCGCACCCGGTCAAGATGGCCGTCGGGACTGGTATCGGGCTCTTCTTAGCCATCATCGGCTTGCAGGCGATGGGTATCGTCGTGGACGATACCGCAACGCTCGTCACGCTCGGTAGTCTCGCGTCGAATCCAGTCGCTATCGTCTCTGTGGTCGGTCTCTTCATGACGTTCGTCCTCTACGCCGCGGACGTTCCGGGTTCAATCCTGCTCGGTATCGCTCTGACGACGGTACTCGGATGGGCAGTGACGCAGCTCGGTCTCGTCGGTCTCGACGCCGGTCTCGTCGTCGCGGCGGGAACTACGGCCGTTACACTCCCGGTCATTGGAACGTTCGACCTCGTCGTCCCCGGTTCTGGGTCAGTCGTAACCTACAACATCACACCGCTTGCTGGCTCGTTCATCTCGGGCTTCGGAAACGTTGAGGCGTTCAGTTTCGCCCTCATCGTCTTCACGTTCTTCTTCGTGGACTTCTTCGACACCGCCGGCACGCTCGTCGGCGTCGGACAGGTTGCGGGCTTCCTCGACGATAACGGCGACCTCCCCGACATCGACAAGCCGCTTATGGCCGACGCAGTCGGTACCACCGCGGGTGCGGCGCTTGGCACGTCGACGGTCACGACGTACATCGAGTCCGCATCGGGTGTCGAAGAAGGCGGTCGCACGGGTTTGACTGCGCTCGTGACCGCCGGTCTCTTCCTCGCCTCGCTCGCGCTCGTCCCCCTCGCAACGGCGATTCCGCTGTACGCCTCGCACATCGCGCTCGTCGTCATCGGCGTCGTGATGCTCCGCAACGTCGTCGACATCGCGTGGGACGACATCACTCACACCATCCCGGCCGGTATGACCATCCTTATCATGCCGTTTACCTACTCTATCGCCTACGGCATCGCGTCGGGCATTATCTCGTACCCTCTCGTGAAGCTCGCTGCCGGTGAATACGACGACATCAGTGCAGGCCAGTGGGCCCTCGCCGTCGCCTTCTTCATCTACTTCGTCGTCCGTACCTCCGGGATGCTTCAGGCACAGGTCTGA